The window ATGGGCTGAAGCACTTTTTCGCCCTCTGCCAGATTTTTACCCGAATAGCAGGCAATCAGTGCAGCAGTCATTATACCGTGGTATTCCTTCGGGAAAACATCAATAGGAGGCACCCTCATGAAAAAGACATAGCATTGTAGTTCATCTGGTGCCGTCTTAATATATTCCCTATAGAACTGAAGCATTTGTTTGGCTTCTTCATGATTATAATAAAATTGTGCTGAAAGTACCTGCGGACCAACCTCATGGAGCTGGAATTCGAAAGATGTGGCCACACCAAAGTTCCCGCCGCCGCCTCGTATGGCCCAAAATAAATCCCTGTTTTCTTTTTGACTAGCCCTAAGCAGTTTTCCGTCGGCAGTTACCAGTTCAGCAGAAAGAAGGTTGTCTATAGTTAAACCAAATTTGCGTACCAGAAAGCCAGTGCCTCCCCCTAAAGTAAGTCCGCCTACTCCAATTGAGGAGGATGTGCCTAATGTGGTGGCGAGCCCGAAGTCCTGAGCTCGGGCATCAAGTTCTCTGCAGGTAACACCTGCCTGCACAAAGGCTGTTTTGGTTGTATGATTAATTTCAACCTTATTCATGAGCGAAAGGTCTATCACCAGCCCGCCGTTACAAGTAGAGTTGCCAGCATAATCATGCCCGCCCCCACGAACTGCTAATTTCATCTGGTGCTCCCTGGCAAAATTTATAGCTTGTGCTACTTCAGCATGATTTCTACAACGTGCTATCACTGCAGGGTATTTATCATAATACCCATTGAATACCTTTCGAGCTTCTTGATAACCTGGATCATGGGGTAATAGTACAGGTCCTTGAAATCTATCTTTGAACTCTTTAACTACTTCTATCTGGTTCATATTCATACTTTATGTTGCTGTTTATTTCAATCAACCAATCCATAAAGTCAGGTGATAGCAGAGAAAATTAAGAACAACATTGGCAGCTATCTTCCATTCATGTTCCTGTGATCTCTTTCCGCTACTCATCACAAGCTTATAAGTAAGTCAGCTAATAATTAGCTCAAAAAAATAAAGAGTGGCTGGGATAATGCTCACAGGTACCTTCAAGTAGTCTCCCCATTTTCTCTATTTCTATATCATTCCATACTTTTTATGTTCATTGTATAATTTACGAAATTGAATGAACATTTTAGCATTTATCAAAAGTAAGTCAGTATGCCAGTTTACATGGACTGCCATGATGTTTCCGGCTTCACTGCAAAAAAGGTTGCAGAGGCTCATCAGGAGGACCTGAAAAATATAGAAAATGTATGACTGCCACGGATTGACCTACTGGTTTGATGAAGAAATACAACTCCCGCCATTGGCCTTGATGAAGAGGCAATTCCTTTTCAGAAGGGTATTTCTTTTGGTTTAGGGGATTTATTAAGGTTAACCAATAGTAAAGCAGACACTAAAGGAGGTTCTGGAGAATACTGGTGGAATGGGTTTTAAATACTATTTTGGTTTGGATTGACCCCGAACAACAGATAATAGGTATTGTTTTTACTCTATCGCCTTTTAATCATTACATACTCTAAAAGGAAGTAAAGAACATTGGGTATGCTAACAAGCAGAATCTTTTTAAAAGCAATAATGCCTTTCGGAATATTTATAATCTATGCAATACTACCTCAATACAATTCTTAAGGGCATTAGTTATTATTAATCCATTAGCATTGTTACAGAATCTCTGAAAAGGAAAACTTTGGATGATATGCCGCGGGAGTCATTGATGAAGCTTTCTGGCAGATGATAAGATCCTTATAATGCTCCCTTGCAAAAGTATTTGTTCAGCAGCAGGAAAATAGGAATTATCTTGCAGAAGATTATTTCATGTATTTGGGTCTGTCCAGTTTTTGCCCGTCCTCAGAAAAGACCAGCCAGTAATCCCTTGCATCGCCATCGAAAGCCAGTTGGTAGTATTTTTTTCCGCCATGCATTAGAATCTCGGCATTGGCGATGGGTACCTCGGCATAGTTTTTTCTAACGGTTTCCCTTACTGCCTGGGGAAGTTCTGTTTCAAGGATGTCATATTTGTATTGGACTAC of the Flammeovirgaceae bacterium 311 genome contains:
- a CDS encoding FAD/FMN-containing dehydrogenase (COG0277 FAD/FMN-containing dehydrogenases) gives rise to the protein MNQIEVVKEFKDRFQGPVLLPHDPGYQEARKVFNGYYDKYPAVIARCRNHAEVAQAINFAREHQMKLAVRGGGHDYAGNSTCNGGLVIDLSLMNKVEINHTTKTAFVQAGVTCRELDARAQDFGLATTLGTSSSIGVGGLTLGGGTGFLVRKFGLTIDNLLSAELVTADGKLLRASQKENRDLFWAIRGGGGNFGVATSFEFQLHEVGPQVLSAQFYYNHEEAKQMLQFYREYIKTAPDELQCYVFFMRVPPIDVFPKEYHGIMTAALIACYSGKNLAEGEKVLQPMQAFGNPFAAFVQPMAYQELQKSFDMPKGFRWYSRARYLSQISDGVIDTLEQFTMPIKGAYTMVYLEPMGGAANKKDSADTAFPHRNAAYSIHNLTGWSDPADDQENISWAQQFHQALAPYSMDGVYVNLLGHDEGERVKAAYGENWERLVKLKRKWDPTNVFGMNQNIPPES